In Parasphingorhabdus halotolerans, a single window of DNA contains:
- the dapD gene encoding 2,3,4,5-tetrahydropyridine-2,6-dicarboxylate N-succinyltransferase, giving the protein MTAKLMGIIEKAWDKRESLSLTSQGAERDAVNEALAMLDNGTARVAQKKDGEWVVNQWLKKAVLLSFRLNDNEVIEGPGGANHWDKVPSKFKGWGENRFRDAGFRSVPGSIVRQGAFIGKGVVLMPSFVNIGAYVDEGSMIDGWATVGSCAQIGKNVHISGGVGIGGVLEPLQAEPVIIEDGCFIGARSEVAEGVRVGEGAVLSMGVYLGASTKVVDRLTGKTWIGEVPPYAVVVPGTLPPRANVDGEPGPSLYCAVIVKTVDAQTRSKTGINELLRD; this is encoded by the coding sequence AATGGGTATAATCGAAAAAGCGTGGGATAAGCGCGAATCCCTGAGCTTGACCTCGCAAGGCGCGGAGCGTGATGCGGTCAATGAAGCGCTCGCCATGCTTGACAATGGCACCGCGCGTGTCGCCCAAAAAAAGGACGGCGAGTGGGTGGTCAACCAGTGGCTCAAAAAAGCAGTGCTGCTCTCTTTTCGGCTCAACGACAATGAAGTGATCGAAGGGCCTGGCGGTGCGAACCACTGGGACAAGGTGCCGAGCAAGTTCAAGGGCTGGGGTGAAAACCGCTTCCGCGACGCCGGATTCCGTTCGGTTCCCGGCTCCATCGTCCGCCAGGGCGCTTTCATTGGCAAGGGCGTTGTCCTGATGCCGAGCTTCGTCAACATCGGCGCCTATGTCGATGAGGGCAGCATGATCGACGGCTGGGCGACGGTTGGCAGTTGCGCGCAAATCGGAAAAAATGTGCATATCTCCGGCGGTGTCGGCATCGGCGGCGTGCTCGAACCTTTGCAGGCCGAACCCGTGATAATCGAAGATGGTTGCTTTATCGGGGCGCGTTCGGAAGTGGCAGAAGGCGTACGTGTCGGCGAAGGCGCGGTCCTCTCGATGGGTGTTTATCTTGGCGCGTCCACCAAGGTCGTCGACCGGCTGACGGGCAAGACATGGATTGGTGAAGTGCCGCCTTACGCCGTGGTCGTGCCAGGCACCTTGCCGCCGCGCGCCAATGTTGATGGCGAGCCGGGCCCGAGCCTCTATTGCGCGGTGATTGTCAAAACCGTTGATGCACAGACGCGATCCAAAACCGGTATCAACGAGCTGCTGAGGGATTAA